The window GGTACCATTACCGACACTTCTTAAAGTACCATTTGTTTCAAATCTAAATCGATCTGTATTTCCAGTTTTAACGACTACAGCTATAAAATTAGTACTTCCTAATCTGTCTGAAGACGTAAGTGTATTACCATCTAATGACCAGTCTGCATCATTTCCTAAGGCAATCCATTCATCTGTACCATTCCAATAATAAAATCCCTCGTTTATAGCATTCGTACCAGTAACTACGTTAGTGTTGTAAACCAGAACTCCTTCTTCAAGGCTAACACCGACTAAATCAATACCAGTTAAACTATTGTTTCCAGATAAAGAGACTTTAGGAATAAGAATTCCTTTATCATTTACATTAATATCGAGTGCAGTACCGTCAGTAGGAGTGTCTGTATTGATTCCTACTTGAGAATAGGTTATGCTACAGATACAAATAAACGTAAGTGCGATATATAATTTCATAACCGAATAATTTGAGTTAAAAGTATGCAAAAAATATTAATTATGATCTGAAAATTAGTGTCTTAACTAGAGAGTCAGGCTTATTAATACTTGAGCTGGTTTTGCTGAGTTTAGTTTATTTAACGATAAAAACCCATTTCAATCGATTGAAATGGGTTTCTTCTTACAATTTAAGTTAATTTAACCTTTAGGCATAGGAGGATATTGATTCAATATTTCTTTAACTATTTTGTTCGTACGTTCTACTTTTTGCTCTGGAGTAGATTTAAGAGGTGCCGTACCTACACCTTGCCATATCAATTCTTTTTTACGGGCGTCTATCAAGTCTATATATAAAACACCTTCTGTAACACGGCTCACGTTATTACCCCAGCCGCCCCAGCCACCACCGAAGCCCCAGCCCCAGCCGCCGCCGAAACCCCAGCCCCAGTTGTTAAATACATCTACACGTTCCTTAGAATCTGTAAATATGCTTACCATCATGTCTGGATTGTCTGATTTTACGAAACCTTTTGCAGCCATTTCAGTATCTATCGCTCTAAGAATTCGCTTTTTATCAAGTTCTGAAATATTTGCTTCATCAATACCAGCTTTAAAATATGC is drawn from Nonlabens dokdonensis DSW-6 and contains these coding sequences:
- a CDS encoding DUF4136 domain-containing protein — its product is MKKLVTLVVVFTLLVSCQTVRVSQDYALDANFTNYKTYAYFKAGIDEANISELDKKRILRAIDTEMAAKGFVKSDNPDMMVSIFTDSKERVDVFNNWGWGFGGGWGWGFGGGWGGWGNNVSRVTEGVLYIDLIDARKKELIWQGVGTAPLKSTPEQKVERTNKIVKEILNQYPPMPKG